In Zingiber officinale cultivar Zhangliang chromosome 3B, Zo_v1.1, whole genome shotgun sequence, a single window of DNA contains:
- the LOC121967701 gene encoding 14-3-3-like protein F isoform X2, with the protein MAATREQYLYMAKLAEQTHRYENMMDYMEKVALAATVEEELTVEERNLLSAAYKNVIDALRKSLGTISSIEQSQENQGNSNRLTAIQSFRVRIETEFSSTCGRILDFIETTLIPKSPSNASKVLYLKMKGDYYRYLAEVKINGHEQHNDIVEKALSSYEIAQEAARAEFPPTHPLRLGVALNFSVFYYKILYSPVKAHSIAKQAYDEADLEQDTLQDDSFKESAEIMKRLHGNLDIWTSDMEEGETEQDQ; encoded by the exons TATATGGAGAAGGTCGCTTTGGCGGCGACGGTGGAGGAGGAGCTCACGGTGGAGGAGCGCAACCTCCTTTCGGCGGCTTACAAGAACGTCATCGACGCCCTTCGCAAGTCCTTGGGTACCATCTCATCAATCGAGCAGAGTCAGGAGAACCAAGGCAACAGCAACCGTCTCACCGCCATCCAAAGCTTTCGCGTACGAATCGAGACCGAGTTTTCATCAACCTGCGGACGCATCCTCGACTTCATCGAGACCACCCTCATACCGAAATCTCCCAGCAATGCCTCCAAGGTTTTGTACCTTAAGATGAAGGGCGATTACTACCGCTACCTGGCTGAGGTCAAGATTAATGGACATGAACAGCACAACGACATCGTCGAGAAAGCTTTATCTTCCTACGAGATCGCTCAG GAAGCTGCTCGGGCAGAATTCCCACCTACACATCCACTTCGGCTTGGTGTGGCACTAAATTTCTCGGTGTTCTACTACAAGATTCTATATTCTCCAGTAAAGGCTCATAGTATAGCCAAGCAG GCCTATGATGAAGCAGATTTAGAGCAGGATACACTTCAAGATGATTCGTTCAAGGAGAGCGCTGAGATTATGAAGCGTCTGCATGGGAACCTCGACATATGGACATCAGACATGGAG GAGGGGGAGACTGAACAAGATCAGTGA